The DNA region TCGAAGGAGTTGTTTGTTCCTAAGAATGTTAATGACTACCAATCTCAAAGATGAAGTTAGAAAGTAACTATTGATAACAATAAATACTGGTCATGTCAAGCTCAAACACAAAGGGGGGCGGGGAACACTAATCTATATGTCAGAATCTCTGCAGgtaacatatttagttttaaattttaatattatgtatgttttattatattttattcattttgctaagtatttcccaattatatttgaaTCTGCTTCAAGCACCCAAGGGCCTGTCTggatatttgacacctctgctctaaacTATACTTAAAATGTACAGCTTTCAAGAATAATAGGATTATGTTGGATAATCTAGCCACATAAACACTGAATTAGCACCTAATTTAGATGAAATGCTGAAAAATTAGCATATATCAGGTGCTGATCTAAAGTAAGTTTCCATCACTGAATTCCATTCACTGAAAGAATTTTTGAATGACAAGTAATGGCAAATGGAAGATCTGACATAGAATTAGAGGAAGGTAATCAGTTTttagaaagaagacaaagatggATATTTCTAACTTTAGGGCCATGAAGTTGGCATTGAGTAGTAGAATGGAATACTAGAGGGAAGGAGAgtttcataggttcatagatggaagagaccttggaggccatcaaatccaaactcttcatttcataaatgaggtaATTacagcacagagaggttaattcATGTAACAGCCATTCAGAGAAAGCATCAGACAGGGGCTAAGTTGCTAAAGAGCCCAGTAATTGTAGTCTTTTCCCAGTCCAGGAAAAGACAGAACAACTGAGTGGTTTTATTTGGACTTGTTGGAGTTATGCCAGCCTGGGTAGCTTTTTGAATGAGTTGGCAGgataatgaaagagagagaagggtggCAGCAGTGACAAGGATTGAACAGCAGCAGATGGGGGGTGCTTTCCAGGAGGCTGACTCTAAGCCTTGTAGTGACGGgaaccttttcctttccctttccctggcTTATTAACTAACAAACACTGCTTATTAAGAGGACCTATCAGAGAATGAAAGAACTATGCCTAAGAAAGGTTGCTGGAATGACGAAGAGTCTACTTTCTCCTTGTTCCTCCCCTTTATGTTTTATTGCCACAGAGAAATGAGCATTGTTTACTACTAAGTATCTTTTAAATTTGCTTACAGGTTGATTACATTTTAGTAATAGTGAGGTAAGATGATTTTTATTGTGTCTTGATGTCTTTGCTACAGAGTGCAGATAAGGGGGAAAGTCTGTGGAAAATTGATTACACTGAAAGTAATTGGTTAGAATGCCTCATTTGCAAGTTGGCAATCAAAGGACTGTCTGGGGGCTTAGAGcttttatatgttttattaatGATCTCTATTTTTAAACTCTCTAACTTTGCAGAGAAAGAAAGGCATGTAGAATAGAGACCTTTGCCTTAGACTAAAACACTGATTGGCTAATCTCTTTATCTTCCAGCTAATAGGATCTTCGAATACAGGGTTTTCAAGTGTTCCCCACTGACTGACATGGAAGAGTAGAAGTGAGGGAGGTGGGAACCTTGAGAATTCAGATTCTAAGTCTGTCCTAGGCAGTTGAGACTGATGTGCTTAGGGAGAATcagtctcttctctccccccaaccAAAGAAGGGGGTGATGAAAGTGCCCCTCAAACTGTTCTCCATAGCAATATTTGAGATGAAAAGTAATATAGTTTTAAGAGGTAGAGAGCACTTAGTTGTATTTTAAATAAGTTAGGGATTTTTAAAGGAGGGAGTGTATTTTGGACATGTGGGATCACctgtacaaaggcacagagataggagatgatGGAAAGTCACCTATGAGGAACAGGTAAGAGGCCAGTCTGACTCATGTAGAATGCATGTGAAATAATGGAATGTGAAATAAGGTcaggaaaggtaggctggaaccagactgcaaaggattttaaatgccacatGGAGAAGTTCACTTTTTATCATAGAgggaatagggagtcactgaaaatTTTTAAGTAGGGGAACGGTCAGATTTGTTTCCTAGGAATACCAATCTGACAGCTTGATGGAGGTTGAATGGGGAAATGAGCATCTGGAGGTGGGGTGACCAATCAGAAGGCCATTGAAATATTCCTGGTGACAGATGATGGAAGCCTGAATGAGAGTGGAGCTTAtgtgaggaaaagaagggaatggatgTGAGAGAAGTTTTACAGGTAGAATTGATAAGATGTGGCAACTAACTAGATATGGGAGTGAGGGataggaaagaataaaggaagactTTGAGGTTGCAAACACAGGTGACTaaaaggatggtggtatcctcaacagaAAAAGAGGTATTTGTAGAAGGGATGGGCTTCTGGGAGAATGTGATaagtttcattttaaagatgttgCATTTGATGCCTaaggacatccaggtggagatgtccatTGGGCAGTTGGTAATATAGTATTGGAGAGCAGGAGTAATATTACAGCTGGATTTCTGGAGATAACCAAACCCAAATTCAtcaaattgggaaaataaaattaaatctaaAACTAGCTTGACTGAGTGGGGGAAGAGTACAGTGGACCACCTCAAGTCACATCAAGGTGGGAATGTGAGAAAATAGCAGCTACCATGATATTTTGAGTTAGTCAATTCCTCTGAGGCAACTTGTATCTTGCCTCCTATTCCCTTACTAACATCTTGGGCTGAATTTCCACTGTTATATATAGtttctgtttttttgtctttctccatATTCCCAGAACTTCACGCAGATCTTGGCATGaaataagcacctaataaatgtttgttgaatgactgtcTCAACCCTCTATTTGTATTTTGGAGTTCGAAAGAACCTCTAGTACCAATCAAATACTAGGTAAATTAGGTACCAGTTACCAAAAAAGTGTTGTTAAAATTTTGACTTGTACATTCCTCCTTCCCTATTTCAACTTTCCCTACTCCCCTAGACGGGTTGTCCTTCTCCCATCCCTGAATTTGCCACTCTCACCTTCTTCAGGTAGAGAGGGTGGGAGTTATGAAGAAAGAGGGATGctcacttttttttaactggCTACCTTCTCAGAACGTAGTAGGACTTGGCACTTAGGAATGAGGTGCTTAAAAATTCTTGTAGTTCAATTGTCTTTATTGGAGTCTATTCAAGTATGAATTAGTAACAGCATAAAAGTAAGCAGGACTCTGCTTCAGGATTGAGCAATAAACTTCTAATAGTGTTCTAATCCTAGTAAACAAATTCTGGCTGAATTATGGGCCTGTCAAAGGCATTTGATCCCCTACTAGATGTAATAATGGCAGCAAATTGAGTGTAGAATTTTGGGTAAGAAaaccttttctttactttttgtgtGTGGGGAGAAGACTATCCTTCTAAGTTTAGCCTTGCATGAAGACAAGATGAAAGTTAACTTTCTCTTGTATAACTGACGAGACATGTTTGTGCTGGGTAATCAATAAACCCATGGAAAGAGTTTATTTTCATATAGCCTCTTACTAGGAATAGCTAAAAAGACATTCCTGGAAACCTAGGAAAACATTTAAAAGCTTTGTGTATTTATTGTACTCCCAACTAGAAAAACTAttctaggggaagaggagaaaggtgtAACTTACAATAATAAGTGATAAGTAGAAGGCAGCCTAGTTTTTGAGTTTCCCTGTTGCAGTAGCTAGAAAGGCATGAGGCCATTCCAAATTATGTTCAAATTTAGTTTTATTCAAGTTAACCTGACAATTTTGGTAGCAATACAAAAAGTATTTTACATGGGCATTTGGTCACATTAAAACacacttgtgatttctttttgctGTGAACTCCAACTACATCCTTGCGATTTATTTCACAACCAAAGGGCAAACTGATTTGAGTGTCTCTGTACACAGTGACCTATACACAGAAGAGGAATTTGTGAAGATGGAAACCCAGAGAAATCAGagaacataaaatataatataaatctgTATACTTAATCATCAGAATAACAAAGGTAGGGTTATGAAGTCTTAGGCTTGGTTTTATTGCTAATTATTGCTAATTATGATGGACAAAAACTGTCAAATGTACTTCACTGTCTTTCCTAGTAGGGAACCATAAGGATGAGAAAGAGACGCCTAAGAGAGCATCTGATTAGGTCTTCCAAGTATAAAGACCATAACAATAGGATCTCTCCTCTCCAGTATCTGCTGGCATTGTTCACACAGATAGTCCCCTATCATTAGCATTCATTCAAGGtaactacaagcagccagaagtCTGCCCTAATATATCTCTAAGCATCTTATTTAAAGGTACTATTGGACAGCAAGTGATTGGTGGTTCTTTGTCCACAATTAAAGATTTCagcatactttaaaaagaaagaaaaaggaaaaatactctAGTGGCTGGATCTCTTTAGTTGTTCTCCAATGAACTTGTtgcctagaaaagaaaaaaaagatactttcACTAGAGagactatcttttaaaaaaaaagctgaggaTATCAAGGGGACAGAGAACAGAAACTTCAACCTACAATAATGTTCTTCAACTATTGACCACATACTAGAGAAAGCATCCCTTTAAGATTGTGGCAATGTGAAGAAATAGATCCACACAATTCTGCTACTTAATAAAGGGCAGTCTCAACACAACTGGTAAGTATTATAGCAGTCCTTGCTCATATGCCAAGTAGCAGTCATAATACCCCTATCTTAGAATATAAGGTAGTTACTAAAAACTAAAAACTATTCTTATAAGTCCCCAGTTATTTAATTAGACACAGGTTTGTCATAACATATTAGTGCAGATTACCGTTAGAAAGTTAGGTGGTAGGACTTATGCCTCATGTTTCTAATCAGTCAATTTTCCAGTAGCCTAAATAGTGGCCCTATTCTGGGCAGTTTTCAGTGGGTAAAGTACTTCAGGGCAGTTTCTCATTGCTTACTCTTCCTGACCTCCCTGCTTCATTGTCTAGAGATAGGGCTtctctctcaaggaatttagaagATCTGAATTAACTCTTCCACTCTAATTCTGAATTGACCAATTTAAAGTTTCCATCCTACTCTTACGAAAGTTGTTTATGGAAGGTTTGAAGAACCTAACACAGTTTTCTCTTGACATAGGTCAGAGTCATGAGGTCAACAAGGGTTAAATAGAAAGGATGAACCTTGTGGTTAATCTAGACAGCTCAAGGAAATGCTCCCCTAGAAACAGGAgcctaaaaaatatttatagacttAGAACTAACCGATTATTTGCCAAGAATCCTCAACACTGGAAAGTTGGAAAATGTTCTCTTATACTAACAACTGAATGAAATACAAACAGGAAGTCTAGAACATGCTGTAATAATTACTGCCGTGAACGATTTTGAAGCTTTAGGCCAGATTTCCTGACTACTACGTAGAACAAATGTGAAGGGCACATATTACGGAGAATGTTCTTCTCTGGAACCAGTAAGGGGACACTGAGGCAGTCAGGCAGTGGAAAGAGAgaacgctggacctggagtcgggaagacttgaattcaaatctggcctcagacacttaccagctgtgtgcccctggacaagtcacttacctttttgtctcagtttcctcatttctaaaatggggatagtaatagcacctattccccagggttcttgtgaggataaaatgagacaatatctaaagcactttgcaaacccaaagtattatataaatgctagctattattatggtcattattatttgttattatatgttattgacttattttttttaattcctctcaTCTATAGACTCATGGCTAAGCTCTCAATGCTCTTGAATTGCCCAAAATATGAGAAAAGGAACAAGTGTGGAACTTATTTTTAACCTATAAAGCCGATTTCAATCAATTCAAGGAGATCCAAATTCCCTCCCAAATGCCAAACAAAGTATCCTTTAAACCCAAGGTACAATGTGTTGGTAACACTTTGTGTTAGATATTAACCCCGACCCAGGACTGGTCAAGGAATTTCACCTGAGAGGTTAATAAGGATTTCTTCAATTTCATACTTACAAATGGAGTCCTTGCTCCAAATTTGCTATAAAATGTCATCGTGACTTTATTCTTATGTCCTGTTCTTTGGTCAAAGGCATGGCAAGTGTCAAAAGGTGGACTATACAAATGAAGGCTAACAGCAGGTTCTGTATGACTTGTGTTCTCCACCCGGTGTAGACCAATAGAATCTAGAGAGGAGACAAGAAGAGAGACTAAACAAATTGAACATTCCAGTCATGGTCTAAAGGTAAAACAAATCTGTTACTCAAGTTCAAATCACATGCATTTCAATGAAAGTTAGAATCAGTCAGAAGGATTCTTAAACCCAGGAGTCTGTAGGAAATTTCGATTAATTTAATGGTATAAATGGTATAAATGTTACCATGGAAGCAGACCTAAGAAACTAAAATTACGATTATATATAGTCTTTGTCCAATTGCTATATGgtgatttttctcctttaaaagaaggtgccacacacacacacacatatatatatatctttgtaaaGGGAAGAATGATATTCTGATTGCTATTGTTATGATGTAGAATTAATTTTATAGGCTAGTGAACAGTATTTTTTGCCACAGCATACACATAGAAATGACTACCACTGTGATCTGCCTTTGGTTTTAAGATCTAACTGCTTAGCATCTGTCGAGATTGTGTTTTTATCTTGTTGTATCAAAGGCTATCAAATGACAGCCACATGAGGCATTATGTGGTCTATTTGGCCCACGTATCAATCTGCTCATTGGAACTAAGGGAAATAGCTTTCCTCATGTTACATGATGCCTTtgccccacctccaaaaaatatGACCAACCCAAGCTGGTGACAGAGGTTGGGAAGCCattcagaaggcttggaatagcCATCGCCCTGGGACCGCATGTTTACTTTAACACCTTTGAGAGATAATCTGCACTCCTTCAACATGCACTAACTTGGACATAATCATAACTGTGGCTTGAGAGCTTACTAACGTCTTATTTCTCTTACTggaggaatgtaaagaaaatagTCAAAGCAAAAGTAGTAGAAGTTAAGTCACTGGTACCTGTGAAGAAGTAGCCCGAGACAGTACTGCTATTATTCTACAGCACGGTTTTATTTTTGActcctctttccccccaaattcaGTTAGGCAGTTGCTAAGTTCTGttgattctctctctccataatgtgttgttgtttagtcattttcggtcatgtttgactcttcgtgaccccatttggggttttcttggcgaagatactggagtggtttggcatttccttttccggctcattttacagatgaggaaactgagggcaacagggttaagtgagttgcctagggtcatacagctagtacatgcctgaggccagatttgaattcaggaagaggagtcttcctgattccaggtgcaacactctatctgctatgccacctaaTGGCCCTAATTATTTAGGCCCATTCTTTCTAATCTCACtcctaccaccctagttcaattCTTACTACTCCCTAGACGTTCATATTCCAATTCAGTATTTTGCAAAGCAGTGTATAAGACAGTTTAATCATATCACTGCTTTGCTAAAAACCCAAACGAAAAAAACCTCCAATCcttatcatctataaaagaaaGTCCAAATTCTTTGGGCTagaattcaaggccctccacaatctgacaCCAATCTACTTACTACCCTCAAAAACCTTCAACTTTGTGATCAGCAGGTGAATCAGGTTGGTTGAACATACCAGTTTGGGAGCCTAACTCTACAGCTTTGCTCAAGCTACTCCCtcagcctggaatgttctcccctcCCATCTTCATCAACTCAGCTAAAAGTGATCTTTCCACATTCTCAGCTTGTTTGTAATATAAACCAGACATGTcacaaaacagattaaaatgcaactgggaaatgtttaacaaaataaaaatacaacatagattatgtcaatttgtttttttttcttttcttttttttgctttttggcagggcaattggagttaagtgacttgcccaaggtcacacagctagtacatgtgtcaagtgtctgcagctggatttgaattcaggtcctcctgactccagggccggtgctctactcactgtgccacctaggtgccccaatttgtttttctaagtcaatattcagcCTGCTGTGGTATAGACTTAATAATTACTGACACGAGGTAGTACATAGGATATGCTCCATCTTCCCTACTATATTGTAAATTGCTTCAGAACAACTTCTATCACATTTCTTGGCATCTCCCACAATGTTCTGCACTTAGAATGTACAACAAAAATTGCATCTTATTCAGGGGTTAGCTTCTAAAGTCCtatcctattcttcatgaccctatttggggtttctttggcaaagatactgaagtggtttgctatttccttctccagctcatttgacagataaggaaactgaggcaaacagggttaagtgacttgtccagggtcacacagctaataagtgtctgaggccaaattttaactcactTGAGtgtcttcaggcccagcactctatccactgtaccacctagctgcccctggaaaaCACCTTAAATCCCCTCAAAATACAGCACAGTATCTTCAAGTAGTTGTAGCTGGAAAAAGAAGTAGGGTTTCTTTAAAAGTGGGGAGCGTGTATCTTCGTGGCAGTGGGCTTTCTGCCAAAACTCAAGAGCACCAACTCTCCATGGGTTGGGCCTTTTTCTCCCCTCAGGCATCAAGGAAACTAAGCCAATGTTTCAAAATGTTATCCCAAGGACAGTCTCCTTTCCAAGGAAAATCGGCTTTGCCTCTGTAAAGCAGATGCCATTCCTACCATAACAGACACATTTGAATGAACTGAATTTCTCTAGGCTGATTTTAAGTTGTTTTCTAAATggctgaaaacctagagaagccAACATAGTATTTGTCTAAATAACCTTCATGACGGATATGGTGATAGTGTTTCAGGGTTAGCATTATGCAGAACGTCCTGAATAAAGAGAGAGTAGGAAAGGTCAGTGAGTAGTTTACCATTGATGTAGGCACACTGGTTTTCCCTCAAGATTCTTTCGGATTTCTTCAtcatctcattggatttcttATCAGGCCATGCAAAGAGGGTCTCCTTGAGGTTTCCTTGCAGCATCTTCAGAAAGCAGTGGGAGTCTGTATGATCATGGATACtgctacatatatacacacacatatacacagagaatGACAACTAAACTCAGTGGATTGCCTGGTACACAGAGGTATTATAAAAGGAAGCAATGGTGATTACAGAATTGGAATATAAGGCGGCTACAGGTTGGAATAGCAAAAAACTGTTCTTCAGAACACAGATTATAACAAACTAATTCCCCATGAAGGGACGTTACCTTGAATTTTACGTTGTTTCTATATTTTTATACGACTTAGCCAACATTATTCAGATTAGACTAAACATGCATGCTACTAGACCACAGAGATCAGCAAAAATGGGAATGGGCTTATTTCAGATGCAAACCCAGGCTAAATAGCAATACCAGCTAGTTTTAGAGAATTTCTGAGAGAGCTTCCCAATTTACCTGGTAAGAGAAAAAACTAAAGTTGACTATGAGAAGAAATATTTTGGGGCTACTCAAACTAAACTTTCAAGGAAGTAATTagatgtacacagtaacagaactTTGGGCTTGCAGGGGtcgggaacctgcagcctcaaggccacaggtggccctcttggtcctcaagtgtagccttttcacttggattcagtcaaggggctacatttgaggacctagagggccacctgtggccttgaggctgcaggttccccacacctgggaCAGGCAAGACCATTATTTGTACCCATTTCACACTGTGAGACCCTAGTAGATCTAGCACCAAGGTCAAGAATGCAGAGGGTGTTACAAGTCCTGTCTCCATAAACTAAATGCATTTATCAGATAAGACGGCACTAGAATATATCTTTCTATGTGATTTAAGACATTCACTTCTCTCTTCCCAAGTGAGAGGACTAAGTTCAAGCTAGCTTTAAGTTATACATATCTTCACTATTCCCCAAAAGATTCAGAAACTTTGGAAGGTGTTTAAAGGGAGGTTCTTTAAGAAAATAGGAATAGTTTGCTATGTCCTCATATAGAAAGGCAATACACAGCAGAAAAGAATGATTAACAAAGTCACTAATTATCCTATTGCTACTCATTTCTGGGGTAAAACATTAATTAGCTTGTCAGGCTTTAAGTCTTGTTTAGGGCTGTTTCCATAAAAATATTCAATTCAAACCTTTACTTAAGATGAAGAAGGGGTGGCAGTTTTTGTTCAGTAGAAGCAACACTGGATTGGGAATTgggggacctgggttctagaCTGATCTAGAGAGATTCTGGGTTACTATCCTGCAGCACGATCACTGGCAAACTTCTCTGAATATGTTTACTTATCTAAAAGGTGAAGGGAGTTGGGCCAGGTGATATGTAACACACTCTCTGTCACTAAATATTCCATGTAATTCTATGAAAATTTTGATTTTCTAGTGTGAAATGTAGAACCacttatgaaggaaaaaagaatggtTTCTTCTTGATTAAGGGTCATGAAGTCAGGATGTGTCAAAGGTGACTGTGaacctgggttttcctgactcagaggctGACTTGGCTCTCTAACATGTCACTGTCTCTCAAAAAGTCTTAATATTTAACATACaacatattagaaaaagaaaccaGACAATTAACTGGAGGCAGGGAAGATTTATGAGATATGATAGGTGTTTCCCCCTCTTGCTATAGACATTCCTTTTATCTGATTTTCTAAGTTTGTATGTTGCCTGCATACAAACCCAAGATACAACAGGCTAAAATTAGAGCAgcacaaattaaaatataaagtctgggtctacagaaaacagaaaaaaatcacgtTAAAGTAGTCATTTATCACACTTGATGTATAAGCAGTATCTCAGTTGATGCTTATATTACAGGTAAATGCATTTACCATATTTACACACTTATGTTCCATTCTAGAGCTTTGTGTGCTGACTTCCATGAGAAGATCTGGCTTTGGCCCCTTTGTTAGGTCATACTACCCAACTAATTATAAAGTAACTTTactggaatggctaaacaaattggaCTATGTGGATTTAATGcaatattactgtactataagaaatcaGAAAAACATTGGAACACTTCTATGAGataatacagaatgaagtaaacaaTCAGGAAAAATACatgtgactacaacaatgtaaaaggaaattaaaaaaccaaaacagaatttgcataattataatgaccaagtttggtcCTGTAGAAGATTGGGAGAAAACATTACCATCTTCCCTTCATTGCAAAAGTAAGCGGTGTGGGACATTGTATATGTTGTTAggtaataaaaatgtaaaggttAGAGAACTGTCTTGAGATTTCATAGATAGCCTGAAGATCTCATGGTTTGAATTCCCAGGGTcctagggagaagaggaagaaagctaATCCTGGCAGGTGGAGGTTGGCTTGGAAGTCTAGGTGACTTATGTATGGTGAGGTCAAGCAAGGCCAATGACCTCATCCAATGAGGCGGAATGTGGAGCCTGGCCCTGGCACAAAGCCATGATTTAAGAACTAAGATATGAGTAAACTGAAGATACTatccaatataaaaaaaaatcactgtagatacaaaaaaaatccaacctaGGAGAAAGAAACATCTTAAGAACTACATACAGATACTCTAAGGAAAAAGATGGATTTCCTGCAAGTACaacatgaaatgaaatgaaatgaaaatgaaatgaaataaaataaaatgaatataatggaataaaatgaaatgaatgaaatatgaattaatgaatgaaataaaatgaaataaaaactctggaagaaagaattgaaaggagaataaatagcttagcaTAGAAAGCATGAAACCTATTGCAAGTAATGGACtatctgaaaattaaaaaagacaTAATAACAGAAGacaacaataaatattaaaacaaaattaaaatactgaaaaaactAGGTGAAAATGAAAGGTAAATAagtataaatgaaaatacaaggtATTGTGCTACTAacaacaagtgacctggaaaagaaATCAAGGGAAAATAATCAACGgactcctgaaaaaaaaaaaatcaagatttaaaaaaaaaacctggaaacttTATTTCaagaattaagaaatgaaaactatctattagaatcagaggacaaagtaaaaatagaaagaacccaccaatcacctcctgaaactcccaaagggaaaaaaatgtctcaggaatgtcatagccaaaattcagagcatttaggtcaaagacaaaaatacttcaagtacccagaaaaagaaaattcaagtaCCAGGGAaccaaggatcacacaggacttggcagcttcTACTATAAACTGGAGATCTTGGAATCCAATACTCCAAGAGACAAAAGATACAggtttacaatcaagaataacttaaccAACCAATCTGAGTATAATACTAATAGAACAATGGGCTTCTAAtggaaaagaggactttcaagcattcctgattatGAGATCAGAGCTAAGTAGGAACTTAAAGTTGTGAACACATAAGtcaaaagaaacctagaaaggaaaatatatttgagCATTTGGAAGGCTGCATAATGATGAAGAGTaaacattctaataggaaaaaaacaaacaaatgtccCTTCAGAACCGGTCTTCAAAGAGCACTGAGAAAATTAAATAAGTACTTGGTAAGTAAAGCAGTTGGTCGGCGGTGGATTTAATTCTGTCCTGAGTGtttgaagaggggaagaaaaaggaaaggtaaaAGGAGGACTATACTAAtgttgaaaaaaggaagaaggcaggggtgaggggaatagaactttctttttctcatgtGAAAAGAAGCTCATGTAGACACAGAACAAAGGGTAGGCATCAGATCTTATCTGCCATCTTATCTGAACCAAAGGAGGGATGAattcacacacagacacgcaGGAAGAATTAGGTGTGGCAATTCACCAAATTCAACATTTAAACAGGT from Trichosurus vulpecula isolate mTriVul1 chromosome 1, mTriVul1.pri, whole genome shotgun sequence includes:
- the CDO1 gene encoding cysteine dioxygenase type 1, with amino-acid sequence MDHTEVLKPRTLEELIRILNEIFSGDSINVEEVQSIMEAYESNPTEWAAYAKFDQYRYTRNLVDQGNGKFNLMILCWGEGHGSSIHDHTDSHCFLKMLQGNLKETLFAWPDKKSNEMMKKSERILRENQCAYINDSIGLHRVENTSHTEPAVSLHLYSPPFDTCHAFDQRTGHKNKVTMTFYSKFGARTPFATSSLENN